The DNA window CGAAAACATTTCTCGAGCTTATCTTCTGCGGATCGCGCAATTTTGTCCGCGGAAGGCATTGAGAGCCCGCTCGATCTCATCTTTTACGATTGGACCGAGCGAATTATATTTCGAGTTCATGAGCAAAGCGAGAAAATCAGCCTGGTTTTGTGCCATGACTCACAAGCAGAGCAATATCGCAAGCTCTTCAACAAACATTTGAGCCGTTATCTGCTGGGGCCTCATCTTACCGGGAATCTGGGCTTTGCCAGACTCTGCGACTATAACCATCTTCAGGCCGCGAAACTGCTGAGCGAAACGGCTCTTCTGATAGAGACCCGAAAGCGCTTTCTGCGGCCGGCTGAAACTCCGTTTCCGATTCCTAAGTTCTTGCAGCAAATAGCCGACCAGGTACTTCAACAAGGCAGGTTTGATGCTGCAGAATTGCATAAGCTCACGGAAAGGCTCAAAGGCCTGGCTAAAACCAATCCATATCGAAAACGCGACCCCCGCAGCTGAACTAACTCTCCTCGGATCCAGTTTCTTTGTCCGGAATCACGGGCGGCTTCGTCAGATCAACATCGACTACTGTGCTGTTTTCCAGCGTGCTTCGAGCGATCAGCCAGGCCCGTGGGTGGGCACGATAATCGTTTTCCCACAGCTTCGAGCGGTTCAGCGCCTTGCCACAATGAATAAAGGCCCAGGTGACGGTTACAACGATTACGGTATTTGGTTGTTGCCCCTGCGCTTCTGCCGCAGCCAGATATTCAGGCTCGCGGCTCAGGCGTGCCGTTCCCTTGATTCTGAGTGTTTCATGCACTCCTGGAATCATGAAAAAGAGTCCGATTTCATTATTGACCAGCAGATTGGTCATCGAGTCCAGACGATTATTACCGCGGCGGTCGGGAATAACGAGTGTATGGTCATCGAGCACGCGTACAAATCCCGGTGCATCGCCTCTCGGACTTATGTCGACGCCGTTGCCTGGCTGAGTGGTGCCGATAATCAAGATGGGGGAATGTGCAATAAACAAACGGCAGCTTCTGTCGAGCTGGTCTAGAACAGGCAAAAAGCGAGGTGAAGCATAACGCGACCTTAGCGTTTCTTCGTCCTCTATTGCAATGCATGATGCAAGATCGTCAACTTCACTCATACTTCCTCCACTGTATGGACATAATCATAATCCTGAAATACCGTCAGTGACGACAAAACATTCTTGTTCGGTAAAAAGTTTTATTATGCGATGACTAGCATCAGAAATTATTTTGCGCTGATTACTATAGAGCAAACTAGTTAAGAGCCTACCAATTCCATCCGATGCTTTCTATATATCCATAAAAGTCATGCAGCGTATTCCCATAATGGAACAAATCTATCAATAAACATATTTTATAACTTAGGGTAAGCTGAACCATCGAGGGTGCAGACAATACGAAGTCCGCTTTAAATCGTGCTGGGCGCTGATTTCGCTGATCGGAAGCTATTTGTCTTTTTCAGAAATGATTTCTGGCGTCTCAGTGCATGCCAGTAAATACTATGCTGCAACTAATCCGCAACTCTGTTCCATATTGAAACGGAAAATGAGAAATATTTTGTGATTGCATTGACTATGCCGCATCCGTCCCTATACTAGAAAAAGTGTTTCTACCAACCGCCTCTTGGTTGGAGTTTCATCCAAAACATTCGGTTGAGCGCATCTCCTGGGCTCATGTTCACCGACGTTGGAGAAGATGCAATGGCGAATTTCGATTGCCTGCTAGTTGGACACAACGAGCTGGAGTTTCAGCAATACTTCAACATTCTTGAAAACATGGCTTCTTCGGGCGGACGCGATCATGTGGCCTTTACTGACATGCAGCTCAATTGCGTTCGCTATAAGGGCAAGCCCTACCAGGCAATGGACATCCTCACCGAATTCTATAATGAGGGGCTCGACCGCAAGGACCATAAAGATTTTTACAACGGCGATTGCCTGTGGACTGGGATTACCTATCTGGGTAGCTACCTCGCGAAGCGAGGATACACATTCGATTACATCAATTTGTTTCATTGGGAAAAACAGCAGCTCAAGGAAAAGCTGAAGGCTAATAACTATGCTCTGATTGTCCTTACCGGCACAATGTACGTCTTTGAGCAGAACATTTGGGAAATTATTACCTTCATTCGTAAAGTAAAGCCGGATGCAAAAATCATTGCCGGCGGCCCGTACATCTCAAAAGAAGCCGAAGAACGGGAGCCAGAATATGTCAAGCCTCTTTTCCGTTATTTGAATGCTGATTTCTACTGCTACAGCCGCGAGGGTGAACAGACACTGGTCAAACTGATCGACGCCCTAAAAAACAACATCGACGTGAGCACTGTCCATAATATTGCTTATAAAAAAGGCAAAGACTATCTTGTCACTCCCCGCCTGCGGGAGACGAATCCGCTGGCGGACAACATGATTGATTATCCGCTGTTTGCCGAAGGGTTCGCAAAATCCGGTTGGGCCAACGTGCGGATTTCTGATGGCTGTCCGTATGCATGTGGTTTTTGTTCCTTCCCTGAGCATGGCAATGAGCGCTATGTAATCATGAACCTTGAGCGTATCGAGCGGGAGTTCGATTCCATCAAAGCTGCTGGCACAATCACTCATATTTTCTTCATTGATGCCACCATGAACGTTCCTCCCAACCAGTTCAAGGCCATGCTGCGCATGATGATCAGGAAGAACTATAGCTTCACATGGCACTGCTTCTTCCGCTGCGACCAGACGGATGAAGAGACCATCCAGTTAATGAAGGAAGCGGGCTGTATGGGAGTTTTTCTGGGCCTCGAATCTGCCAATGAGACGGTACTTAAGAACATGGACAAGACCGCTCACAAAGCGGACTTCCGCAGGACGATGCCCTGGTTCAAGAAATATGGGCTGCGCCAGATGATCTCCGTGCAAGTAGGCTTTCCTGGAGAAACATATGAGAGCCTGCAGGAATCGTTCGACTTTATTGAGGAAATCAAGCCCGATTACACACGAATCCAGATCTGGTTCTGTGATGCCACCACTCCTGTGTGGCGCAAGCGAGACAAATTTGCGCTGAAAGGCAAAGCGTATGGCTGGTCACATTACACCATGAATGCCGAAACAGCCGTTGAGTTGGTCGTTCGATCGTTTATGGCTTTGGAGCATGTCTCCTGGGTGCCTGATCCCGGATATAACTGGGTTTCTTTTTACCTCAATGAGACGCGAGGCATGTCCATTGAACAGCAGAAGACCTTCATTAAATTCTTTGTCGCAGCAGCCAAGGAGAAGCTCCTGAAGCCAAACCTTAAGCAAATCTCCCCAGCGTTGCTGGAAAACTTTAAATTAAGTGCCCAGTTTGATCGCCCTGGAAAACCGGACCTGAGCGTACTTGAACCCTATTCCGGAGCAAGGTATGTTTCTGCCGAAAAGTTCTGGCTTGATGAGTTCAGGCAGGCACGCCGGCCCGCAGCGGCCCCTAAATTGGGAAGTGGAGCATCCACTTCAGTTGCCCGATTTGTGAACAAGCAATTACTGAATCAGCTCAGCTCGTCGTACAAGGTGGATTTTGCGGAACTGATTTTCGCCTGCTACGGCGCTTTGTTGGCCAGAACCTTGGGCCAGGACGAGGCTGTGGTGGTTGCTTCGCTGGATGACAAAGAGCCGTTCCCGGTTCTCTTCCACTCTTCTGACCAATCAACCTTCGCTGAATTTGCCCATGCCTCGAGTGAAAAGCTGCAGCAGGCGCGTATTCATCGTCTGTTTGCCTTCTTCATTCTGACGAATCCATTGCGCCTGAAGGAGTTCGGAAGCACATGCCCGTCATTTACCGCGGGCTGTGTCGTGTCGGATTCGCCAGAAGTCACTATGAGTGGGCGGCTGGAGCACTATTCAGCAGTCAATAAACAGATAGATCTGCTGCTCAAGCTCACCACCGGAAGCGATGGTACGTCATTTGAAGTTTCCTGCCCGACGGGCCGTTACTCTCAAGCTCAAGTAGAGAAGATCGCCGAAGACCTTATGTCTGCCATGGAGGTCCTGAGCACCAATATGGACCTTAAGCTCAATAGTTTTGCCTGGGACTACACACTCGCAGAGAGGAAAGCTGCGGCAGCAGCCTCTCATCAGGTCCTCGATGTTCCCGCTGCCGTACAACAGGAAAGCTGAGAAGCGCTTGATTGGAGAGATGCCAGATGCAACCTTCGAGCTCTGAACTACAGGTGCTGACCATCGACTCTCAGCACCAGATGATGACGGAATGGAACAACACGCACGCTGATTATCCCAGTGACAAGTGCATGCACGAGCTGTTTGAGCAGCGCGTCTCCGAGACACCCAGCGCGGTCGTCGTGGTTTGCGGGTCCCGGCAATTGACGTATCAGGAATTGAACCAGAAAGCGAATCAGTTGGCGAACTACTTGCGGAAACTGGGAGCGGGCCCAGACGTTCTTGTGGGTATTTGCATGCATCGTTCGCTGGAAATGATCGTCGGAATTCTGGGTACACTCAAGGCCGGCGCTGCCTATGTTCCCCTTGATCCCGGCTATCCGCAGAAGCGTCTGGCATCGATGATGGAAGACGTTGATTTGCGAGTGTTGCTCACCACCCGTGATATGGCAGCTGTCTTGCCGGAGACCAAGCTGAAGCAGGTATGTCTGGACAGTGAGTGGCCGCAGATTGCCGGGGAGAGCGGCGACAATCTGCCAGCGACGACATCTGTAAGAAATCTGTGCTATGTCATCTTCACCTCCGGATCAACCGGGAAGGCAAAGGCTGCGGCCGTCTTCCATGGCGGCTGGACCAATCTGATGCACTGGTTTGTCACCGAGTTTAATATCGCGCCGGTCGACAAGGTGCTGGTGATCAGCTCTTTCAGCTTTGACATAACTCAAAGAAGCATTGTTATGCCCCTGATTACGGGAGCACAACTACACCTGCTGGCCTCACCTCACTACGATCCTGCATTGATTCTGCAGACGATAGCGGAGCAAGGCATCACCCGCATGAACTGCGCTCCCAGCACTTTCTATCCCCTGGTTGAGAATTCAAGCAAGGCTTTTTCCAAGCTGAGTTCCTTGCAGACATTATTTTTGGGCGGCGAAGCCATTTCCGCCTCGCGGATCCGCGAATGGGCTCAGTCTCGCGAGTGCAATGCGAAGATAGCCAACGTGTATGGCGCCGCGGAGTGCAGTGATGTCTCCACTTTCTATGTGTTGAAGAACTATGACAAGTATGTAGAGAGCTCCGTTCCTATCGGAAAGCCCATCTTCAACACACAGGTCTACCTGCTGGATGATTCGCTGAATCCTGTGCCTTCTGGACAAGCCGGAGAGATCTGCATTGCCGGCGATGGTGTTGGCTCCGGCTACATCAATGATCGCGCGTTGACAGAACAAAAATTTGTCGCCAATCCCTTCAACACCGGATCATCCCCCCGACTTTACCGCACCGGAGACCTCGGAAAGTTTTCGTCCGATGAGAACCTGGAATTTATTGGCCGGGTTGATCACCAGGTGAAATTGCGGGGATTCCGTATCGACTTGGGCGATATCGAATCCAATCTGCGCCAGCACAAAGAAGTAAAAGAAGCTGTGGTATTAAGCAAGACATTCAGCGAGCAGGACCAACGTTTGGTTGCATTCGTGGTGCCGCGGCATCGCGGCGGCTCGCGTGACCAGACCGGAAGCCAATTGAGGTCTTTCTTGAAGGAACGGCTGCCTGAGTACATGGTGCCAAATGATGTAGTTATTCTCGAGGAAATGCCGCTAAGCCCCAATGGCAAGACCGACCGCAACGTCTTGTTGAGTATGGATATTCTCGCCATGGGCACGAAGGCGGGACCAGAAGAGCCCCAGACTCCTGCGGAGCACGACCTTGCAGCCATTTTCGCCAAAGTATTGAAACTCGAACGGGTCGGAATCATTGATAACTTCTTCGACCTGGGCGGACATTCATATCTGGTTACTGAAACCCTGGGCTGCATTGCGGATCACTTTCATGTGAATCTGTCGATATTTGACTTCCTTGCCAACCCCAGAGTTACGGATCTTTTGAAGCGCATAGAAGAAGTGCAACAGGAAGACGCAGTTTTGGAGCATTAACCCGAGTTAACACGTTCTGAAGCCCGCTGAATCACGTTGGTCGATTGAACTTCAGCGACATCTGTAAGTCCATACAGAAAGGAAAGAACGATGGCCTTGCTCGCAGCGAACACCGAACATCATCGGCACATACATGAATCGTTACTCGCTGTCGTCAAGAGCAAGGGGCGTGTGCTGGTGGGTGATTTCGCCGTCGAGGCTGGACCCGGAGATACGGTGTTTGTCCCGCGATGGTCGATGCATCAGACCCAGAATGCAACGGATGAACCCATGGAACTTCTGGCGGTTACGGATTATGGCCTCACGAGGCAAGCGTATCTCGGCGATCATCTCCGTACCGCGAGGATGAATTCCAGAACGCGACGTTGATTCGAAGTAGACGTCAAAAAAAGGTTTGTGAGACAGACTTGAATCCAATGTGACTTTCCGGTTCAGTCTTCAGGATGTGGATGGTTATGCTACGTATAAGCCAGGCGATAAGTCATTTCCCAAAGCGACTGGGCCACAACTGGTTGGATTTTGCCTCATGGCAGCGGCTGCGCGAACGATTGAGATCGAAAGAGAAACGCAGCTGCGAGCAGTTGGTCGATTTTGGCAAGCTGCTCCATCAGCAGACATTTGTGTCCGCCACCGACGGTAATTTGTCGCTTCGTCTTGATGACCGTCGGATTCTCGCCACGCCAACCGCGATCGGAAAAGCGATGATGCGCGTCGGC is part of the Terriglobia bacterium genome and encodes:
- a CDS encoding pyridoxamine 5'-phosphate oxidase family protein yields the protein MSEVDDLASCIAIEDEETLRSRYASPRFLPVLDQLDRSCRLFIAHSPILIIGTTQPGNGVDISPRGDAPGFVRVLDDHTLVIPDRRGNNRLDSMTNLLVNNEIGLFFMIPGVHETLRIKGTARLSREPEYLAAAEAQGQQPNTVIVVTVTWAFIHCGKALNRSKLWENDYRAHPRAWLIARSTLENSTVVDVDLTKPPVIPDKETGSEES
- a CDS encoding amino acid adenylation domain-containing protein yields the protein MQPSSSELQVLTIDSQHQMMTEWNNTHADYPSDKCMHELFEQRVSETPSAVVVVCGSRQLTYQELNQKANQLANYLRKLGAGPDVLVGICMHRSLEMIVGILGTLKAGAAYVPLDPGYPQKRLASMMEDVDLRVLLTTRDMAAVLPETKLKQVCLDSEWPQIAGESGDNLPATTSVRNLCYVIFTSGSTGKAKAAAVFHGGWTNLMHWFVTEFNIAPVDKVLVISSFSFDITQRSIVMPLITGAQLHLLASPHYDPALILQTIAEQGITRMNCAPSTFYPLVENSSKAFSKLSSLQTLFLGGEAISASRIREWAQSRECNAKIANVYGAAECSDVSTFYVLKNYDKYVESSVPIGKPIFNTQVYLLDDSLNPVPSGQAGEICIAGDGVGSGYINDRALTEQKFVANPFNTGSSPRLYRTGDLGKFSSDENLEFIGRVDHQVKLRGFRIDLGDIESNLRQHKEVKEAVVLSKTFSEQDQRLVAFVVPRHRGGSRDQTGSQLRSFLKERLPEYMVPNDVVILEEMPLSPNGKTDRNVLLSMDILAMGTKAGPEEPQTPAEHDLAAIFAKVLKLERVGIIDNFFDLGGHSYLVTETLGCIADHFHVNLSIFDFLANPRVTDLLKRIEEVQQEDAVLEH
- a CDS encoding cupin domain-containing protein, with translation MLAANTEHHRHIHESLLAVVKSKGRVLVGDFAVEAGPGDTVFVPRWSMHQTQNATDEPMELLAVTDYGLTRQAYLGDHLRTARMNSRTRR
- a CDS encoding radical SAM protein is translated as MANFDCLLVGHNELEFQQYFNILENMASSGGRDHVAFTDMQLNCVRYKGKPYQAMDILTEFYNEGLDRKDHKDFYNGDCLWTGITYLGSYLAKRGYTFDYINLFHWEKQQLKEKLKANNYALIVLTGTMYVFEQNIWEIITFIRKVKPDAKIIAGGPYISKEAEEREPEYVKPLFRYLNADFYCYSREGEQTLVKLIDALKNNIDVSTVHNIAYKKGKDYLVTPRLRETNPLADNMIDYPLFAEGFAKSGWANVRISDGCPYACGFCSFPEHGNERYVIMNLERIEREFDSIKAAGTITHIFFIDATMNVPPNQFKAMLRMMIRKNYSFTWHCFFRCDQTDEETIQLMKEAGCMGVFLGLESANETVLKNMDKTAHKADFRRTMPWFKKYGLRQMISVQVGFPGETYESLQESFDFIEEIKPDYTRIQIWFCDATTPVWRKRDKFALKGKAYGWSHYTMNAETAVELVVRSFMALEHVSWVPDPGYNWVSFYLNETRGMSIEQQKTFIKFFVAAAKEKLLKPNLKQISPALLENFKLSAQFDRPGKPDLSVLEPYSGARYVSAEKFWLDEFRQARRPAAAPKLGSGASTSVARFVNKQLLNQLSSSYKVDFAELIFACYGALLARTLGQDEAVVVASLDDKEPFPVLFHSSDQSTFAEFAHASSEKLQQARIHRLFAFFILTNPLRLKEFGSTCPSFTAGCVVSDSPEVTMSGRLEHYSAVNKQIDLLLKLTTGSDGTSFEVSCPTGRYSQAQVEKIAEDLMSAMEVLSTNMDLKLNSFAWDYTLAERKAAAAASHQVLDVPAAVQQES